A segment of the Hippopotamus amphibius kiboko isolate mHipAmp2 chromosome 8, mHipAmp2.hap2, whole genome shotgun sequence genome:
AAACATAGGAAGTTGAAGGAATTGATCACGTTGCAGCATTTTGTCCTTTAGCGAAAGATACGTGGCAAAAGGTCCCTATTCAGTGATTCAGTTTACTTACAAGATGTGTAAAGCAGGGAAAACCCACACAGAACAGAATGCCTGATGCGCTTCTCTGCTTTCAGaataggtatgtgtgtgtattcatttcctgtggctgctgtaacaaattaccacaagcttggtggctttaaacaacagaaatttctctctcacagttctggaggccagaagtccaaaatcaaggtgtcagcagagacACATTCCCTCTAAAGGCTCTAAAAGAGgatctttccttgtctcttctagcTTCGGATGGCTTTAGGTGGTCCTTAACTTGCGGTGGCTGCATCCCTCCAATAGCTGCCTCTGCCTTTACAgagccttctcctctgtgtttctgtaactctccctttcctttttcttataagGATAGAGTCACTGGATTTAATTAAggcccaccctaaatccaggatgatctcatcttgagatccttaactcatttacatctgcaaagttccttttccaaagaaggtcacattcacaggtggtgcaggggttaggCACTTGGActtatcttttttggggggccaTTACTCAACCCACTACAGCGTGCAAAAACATCCTTGCCCAGGGCCTGGTGTTTCTGAGTATGGCCCACTGTTCACctgcatcagaaccacctggTACCTTTCCTGGAAATACAGATTCCTACAAGCATCTCACACCTTTGGAAACCACCCTTTGGGGGTAAGGCCCAGGAATATGCCTTTTGAACACACTTCCCAAGTGCTTCTTGCCctgagtttgagaaccactgtaccAAGACCCCGAAAGCAGACATTCAAGTGTTACTATACAATGTTAACCTTCTAGCAAAACAGCTTGCATAGACAGATAATGCAACCCTGGGGCAGGGAGTGGTGATGCATGCttgctttgcattttaaaaaacaaaccaatcaatACAGCAGAAGAAAGTACTGTCATGGAATGAGAACAATCAGATGCAAAGAAACTGAAACCCCTTTGGCCAGAAACAGGCGCTGAAGTGCCTGAGACTATCTAACTGATCTCAGTGTCAGATGGTGAGAGTTTTAAAAGAATCAGAATTGCAGATGCTCCATGCCAGATTCTGGCAGAGCATCatccattttctgttttcttctctccccacaCCTGTAAATAGGGAATGAATTAATAATAACTCAAGGAAACTATACGTCCTTACCTGAAAACCACCACCAAAAGGTGGTAAGAGGGAGGGTCAGAGCTAAaagttttgtggaaaaaaaaaaggtttgtgaCACATGTGGCTTAAGCCTTTCCTAATTATTCACGAGAAAGGAAACATGCCACCTTCCCCAACAGCAGCACTGATGAGAGTTGTGTATTTGGGGTGATTGTGATTTGTGCCGAGGTCTTAACTTATACAGGTGACTCAGTGATGACAGAGAAAAGTCAATGCCATTGAAAGAATCTTCCGAGAGGAGGGGGCACACCGGGCCACACAGGGCCACAGGGGGAAGCACCAGGTTCGGTCAGGGGTAAGCAGGAGCGGGGGAAAGCACAGCCCAGAGCCTTTACTGTGTTTTCCTTAGGAAAGGCAAGGCAGGGCAGCAGAGACGGCTTAGGACTGGCTAGGCTGAGGACTGTTGGTGGGCTCTGGGCTACAGGGGAGGTCTctggttgtctggtacctggccctgggcaATTCCGGGCAAGGGAAATGTTGACTGGGTGTGTGAGAGTTAGATACAGGAGGTGGCTGGAGACATGGACTCAGGATTGGTCAGACGGTGTGTAACATGAGTTTCACATACTCTCAAAACCTGGATTGCAGGGGGCATGTAAACAACATTGTCTGTTACTTTGGTCCTGGTGATAATGGATGCCAACCAGACAAGTACAGAATCTGAAGAAAACACAGTCAGGACAGATTGCAGAGGTGCACCTGTCCCCAATCCATTACTTAGTATCTAAGATTCACCCTCCCCCTCTGTGTTCTAGAAGCTAAACTCTTCCCTCCTAAGGACTGATCAGCGTGCTTacagttattttgtaaaatttctctTGTTGTGAATCCTATATTGCttaaaaattgttcattttaatcttttaaagcaGACTTTCCATCACCCTGTGATGCTGGAAGTCGAGAAGGTGATGTGGGGAAGTGGAGCCTTGCTTCCAGGTGAACGGGGAGAGAAATTCATGCGTTTGGATTGTGTTCTTCCCTTTGCCAACCACAGCAGAGCTAGAAGATGGACAAAGAAGACTAGATGggctactgttttgtttttcttttcataaaacaCTGCACTTTCAGATAGATCTTATAAATATGGTTCCTTTTCCTCCGACAGACATGCCAAGTActataaggaaaataatactGAAAAGCGGACCCTGATAAAAGCCTTTGGGATCCGTTTTGACATCCTGGTTTTTGGCACCGTAAGTCTCTTCTCTGCTCTCAGCCACTGGCATCTCCATTCCTATGACTGTGTCTTAATTATCGCTGTAGGGTCTCAAACGGTGAATGTTTTGGTCATAGTCATTAGCTGGCACTGTGCATCTTGCATGGGGATCAGAGAGGGGGAAGAAATGTCCTTGTTCACAGACAAGCTATCTAATGAGTACAAGAGTGGGCTTGGGGAAAAAACCTAATACTCAACTTTAAAAATACTCTGAtgcttaaaaaagagagagaaagcaatccCTCTGCAAAATAGTTTCTAAGGAATCCAACTCTAATTGGCTTAGGGGAaaagaatcttctttttttttttctcttttttttcagttcataTAACTGAAAAATCCAGAGGCATTGTTCAGGCTTCTGGCATCGTTGAATCCAGATGTTTTAACAACATCATCAGGAATcggcctctctccttctcttatATTTGTTCTCCTTTGTTTTGGTGTCATTCACAGCGGGTCATCTCTATGCCGTGGTGTCAGCAGCTACTTATATCTTAGCAATTTAGCAATGTCCATGAAAAGAGAACATCTCAGCAAAGGCCTCAGCAGATGCCACTGGCTTTGACTGGCCCAATAGGAGCCACATGCTCACTGCTGAACTAATTACTGTGGCCAGGGTCACTTACAATGGCTGGCCTTAGCCACAAACTACACGGACTGAGTATGGACACAGGTGGTTCTCCAGAGGAGAACTGGCATGCTGTCTCCAGAAGGAGGGGATGCTGGGCGTGCAGAAATCCACAGATGCCCACATACCTGTCTGACAGCATATTATTTATGTAACTTGGCAATATGCAGCACAAGCATCCCTGAGATATAGTGAGAGGATACGAAGACACTAAGAATAAAAACACAAGGACCTCTACGGGAAGAGTTTGTGCAGACATTCCTTCCCTCTGTTTCCAAAGTAATCTCAAATCACTTTTAGGGAAAGCTCTTCTGAAACCCTCACcttgaatggaaaaacaaactttCAATGGTTCTCCGCTCAATGTGTGGGTTCTAGTGCTTCTTTGTTTAAAACATCCATGTTTTCAAGCACATCCTGAAAGGCAGAAGCAGGAGGAATGGGATTCAGATTTCAGCCTCCTTAATCTCTGTTCCTGTGAACACTTTGGATGCATCTGTCAAATTCATGGCACTACACTCCCTCCTCTGCTGGAACTTACAGTTACATGTTAGAGCAAAAGAGCATTGCTCTGATTTTCAACCGAGTAACCTTTTGTACTCTATTTTCAGGGAGGAAAATTTGACATTATCCAGCTGATTGTGTACGTTGGTTCGACACTCTCTTACTTTGGTTTGGTAAGGGattctctttctcatattttatgaaaatgatttGGCAAAAGGAAGTTTCACTAACGTGGTGCTTGTCTGGGTTTTTCCAGGCCACTATATTCATTGACCTTCTCATCAACACTTACTCAAGTAAATGGTGTCGATCCCATATTTATCCCTGTTGCAAGTGCTGTGAACCCTGCGCAGTCAATGAATACTACTACAGGAAGAAGTGTGAATCCATTGTGGAGCCAAAGCAGGTAATGCTCGCTGTGTCTATGGGACGTCAAAACATCCGTTGGGCCCACTGGATCACTGAGAAATGTGTAGAAAAAAGGCCAAAATCATAGGTGTAATCAATCCCATGGTGGATGTCTCTGGTCTCTACCCCAATTCACCATCTCTCAGATGAATCCTTTAGTTTtactgagaaacaaaaacaaaaatggagaagcaagatatagagaaaacaaatttttatgttCCAGGATTGGTCAGTTTTCTCAGACTTATTAAATTGGTTGTGCAAAATAAGGTATAACGACTTTGGAGAACAATTTGTAAATCTAGTAACATTTAAACAGAACATACTTTACAGCCTGACATTTCCACTTCTCCATACCTGCCCTAGAGGAACACTCACATGGGCACCCAAGTAGTACCCGTGTACAAGATGTCCATCACAGCGCTGTTTGTGATGCTGAAGAGGAGAATCTGCCCAAGTGCCCAGTAGGTGAATGGTGAAATAAACTATGATAAACCCATGGTAAGGAATGCCTGGCAccagttttaaaaagtgaggtaGATTATAATAAAAGCAAACGTTTACATAGCATTTCCAGTGCTATGTATGCATTAACTCACTGAATCTTCACGCAACCCTACAGGCAGGTTTATGGGATTATGATTATTAGTAGAACTGTATAGATAGATGCTACTATTATCTCTTTCtatagatgaggaagttgaggcacAGGAAGGTTAAATAATCTGCCCAAAgccatacagctagtaagtggcagagctgaaattCCAACTCAGGCAGGCTGGTTTCAGAGTCCATGTTTATAATCCCTATCTTATAGGTATTGACTGGCATGAGCAAATATCCAAGACATTtgttgagaggaaaaaaagcaaactatgGAACAATATATATGGTATGATATATAGGTTAAAAAGCAGCTATACACATAAACtaattctatgtattttttacacGTATATTAGATATGTCcatttatgtacacacacatatatattctgtatattttctacatatattacacacacacatgtaaatgTATGTGGTGAGGTAATACATGCATATTAAAAGGTACACATAAGTGATAACAGTGATTGCTTCTGGACAGGAGCCCAGGATGGGGAATAGGCAaagaaattttagtttttctgtatggttttgatttgatttgtAATTTACTACACTGACTCCATGATTTCCtgcaaaaaaggagaaatctctGATGCTTAAAAACAACGAAGAGGGTTTCTTTCCTTTATCCAAGAACACTGCTGTGCTTTTTTTAGCAGCTGAATGCACAATTCATTGCTCATTGTACATGTatttgcaattaaaataaaagttcatCTTTGCAACTAACATTAATCACCATTTCATGGCCCAAGATGGGATGAAATTTTATGAGAATATAAAGTTGCAATAGTATAAGTTTCTGGAGATATTCAACCTAGAGTAACTGAAATTGAGGGAACTCAACAAAGGAATTTTACGTAGCGCTTGGGGGACCTAGACCTATTAGGCAGTAAGCTATGGATACTCTAAGTCTACAAATTAAGGTGCCTGGGGCTCCGTTTCTGATTTACCTTTAGACTCAGAATTATCCTTTCTTGGAGAGCAAGAGTTTTTGGTTAGCTTGCTTAACAGGTTTTCATCTGGTAAATAGTTGCCTTTAGATGCGTTCAGATATGCAACTCGTGATAATCCTATACTGACATTGGTaaccttttcatctttatttcctaGACATTAAAATATGTGTCCTTTGTGGATGAACTCCACATTAGGATGGTAAACCAAAGGCTACTTGGGACAAGTCTGCAAGATGTCAAAGGTGAAGAAGTCCCAGtaagttatcattattattattattatttattattattattatgccttGCTGAGAAGCACATGGGacctttgttccctgaccagggattaaacccatgccccctgcagtggaagcatggagtcctaaccactggaccaccagggaattcctattagtctttattttttaagagaaaccttattattaaatataaatatatataaaaatatatatctatataaatatatctagAAATGCGTATTAATCACAATTGATGATGTGACAAAGTCAATCACACGTAACACATTACCAGCACCCAGATTTAAAAAGTGACCATCACTAGCGGAAGTCATCTTTATGCCTCCACCCAATTACTAGCTTCCCGTAAAAGTAGTCATTATCCTGTATTCAAAGGTTAGTTTTACCTCTTCTagagcttttcaaaaattttaacccTACAGTATGTATTCAGCACATACTCTGTTGAGGGTCTGGCTTCCTGCCCTCAAGGTTATTTTTGTGAGAGTCATCCATGGTGCTGTGTACAGCAATGGTTCCTTCTCATTGTCATATactttctgttttatacacattcaacttatttatccattctattgttGAATGAACTACCTATTTGCATAGTTTCCACTTTGGGGTTCATGCCAATGATGCTGCTACAGGAAACACATGGCGCCTAAGAGTGGAAATGCTGAGTCCTAAGGCAGGTGTGTGGTCAGCTATAGTAGATACTACCGAACAGCTCTCTAAAGTGGGTGTTCTAATTCACACTCTCCCCAGCAGTTCTGGCTGCTGGACATCTTCACTAACTGCATTAGTTTTCTACAGCTGCCATAATAAATTACCACCAACTAGGGAGCTTGGAACACCAGATttactctctcacagttctggaggctggaagtctgaaagcaaggtgtcagcagggctgtgccccCCTTGAACCTCTAGGGGAggttccttccttgcttcctccagctccagggGCTTATTACACCTGTTAGGGCGTCCACTACAATACTGAATAGAAGTGATAAGAGCAGGCATCTTTGTCTCATTCCCTATCTCAGGAAGAACAGTATTTATTTCACTATAGTACTTGCTGTAGGttgggtttgtttgctttgttttgtgctGCGCTACACATCTTACAGGATCCCTGTTCCCTGACTAGAGACTGAATCCAGACCACTGCACTGAAagcgcaaagtcctaaccactggactgccagggaattccctgctgtgGGTTTTCAAAGAATGCTCTATCAGATTAAGAAAACTCCCCTCTGCTCCCAGTTTACGAAGAAGTTTTTTTATcttgaatggatattgaattttaacacatttttgatGGACACAGGCATTCGTTTCTACAAAAAATCCCCAGCTCAATAATGTGTTAAAATAACATGGTTTTTTCCTGCTTCGCATCAATTCATCAATGAgggtttttttctattatgtGGTACATGACACTGATTGGTTTTCAAATCTTaagccaaccttgcattcctgccATTAAATCAGTCTGAATATGATGTATTATTCTTTGTATTTACTGCTGGATTCAATTCACTAATACTTAAGAATTTTACACCTCTTCTTGAGAGAAACTGGTCAAAATTTTTCCATTCATCACCACTATCtacctccagaacttttcatcaccccaaagggAAACCCTGTATCCATTCAGTAGCCACTCCTTACTCACTTCTCCCCAGTCCCTGGcgaccactaatctgctttctggaTCCATGGAATGGCCTGttttgaacatttcatataaatttagtcatacaatacttgtcctcttatgtctggcttcttttatttagcataatgtcttcaaggttccaTCCATGCACGTTTAGCTAAACATCCATGTTTTGCATTTgctagtacttcattccttttcatagctgaataaCAGTCCACTGTATgaacataacatttttttctatccattcatccattgatggatgctTGGGTTATTTTCACCCTTTGGCTATTataataatgctgctgtgaacattaatGTATAAGAACCATTCAGTTctttttggacttcctaggtggcacggtgataaagaatccgcctgccaacacaggggacacaggttcaagccctgccctgggaagattccacatgccatggagcaactaagcccatgcgccacaactattgagcctgtgctctagagcccatgagccacaactactgagcccatgtgccacaactactgaagcccacgcgcctagggcccgtgctccacaacaagagaagccactacaatgaggagcctgtgcaccacaatgaagagtagcccctgctcgcagcaactagagaaagcccgtgtgcagcaacgaagacccaatgcagcaaataaataaattaaataaacaaataaataaattttaaaacagaaccattcagttttttttaattaattacttaatttacttattggctgtgttggttcttcgttgttgcccaagggctttctctagttgcagagagcgggggctgctctttgttgcaatgctgagcttctcattgcggtggcttctcttgttggggagtacaggctctaggcacgtgggctctcagtagttgtggcacgtgggctcaactgttgtggctctcagcctctagagcagaggctagtagttgtggtgcccgggcttagttgttccatggcacatgggatcataCCgggtcagggattgaactcgtgtcccctgcattggcaggaagattattaaccactgcaccaccagggaagcccgaacCATTCAATTTTAATGTACTTAATTCAGACTTTCTTTGGTGAATTCCCGGGATCAActtggcgactcgaggtgagtgacgggtgccgcaagcttgaagaagacacagacacagactgaagagaaagatgggaccgggggactcaagacctctaggatcaagagcctcgctgattgatcccacgttgcttttattgagttctcggcatagcctaaggttctaacactcccaggttaatcccataaacaatcaaaggcctcacatgactgggggcaatgatctttgtttgcctcctgggtcctgatttgagctgggcgtggagagcaaagcagccctgggggcaggagacctctctcaaaaggattaaggccctatgcaccacccctgttggtccctctgcggctgtgcctgtcttaggttgttcctcctctgaggaatcttacccgtctttggctaaccagccatccctcaggaccaaacagggtgatattagtctccacgccccacaccctcagctcctccactgctcaggcaggacattctgaatcccatcgctcggcccacatacttcaacattttcaatgtttcaaaaaggttccagaatgtcttcccacagtgaaTGAAGGTTTATGTCACAAAGAAtagacataaatgacagcaattaTGGCAGCTGCCCTCAGAGGATAACAAATGGATTTGTGCAGAAAAGGGAGCatggggagaaaggagaaaggagacctaagtcaacaaatacttactgtcTACTATGTGTGGGCACTGTCCTCGGCATTGCGGTTACAGGCAGTAAACAAAGCAAACAGGGCCCCTGCTTTCACGTGGAAGCAGAATCATCAAGTAAAGGTATCAATTTGTTAGATCATTTGCTCATAAGGAACAGAGAACATCATTATGTGATAAGAGAATGACCTGGGAAGAGGGGACCTACCTAGATCAGGTGGTCAGGGCGAGAACGTCTCTCTGAAGAGACGATATATGCTGTAAGGCCTGGCTTTTCTGAACTTCCctttccaaatctgtaaaatggagatcagGACACATATCTCATGAGGTTCTTCGAACGCTTCAATGAGACAATGCTTGTGAAACACAGTCCtgatatatacatttaataaataacaaCTACTAGCATTAATGtaatattaaatgtaattttataagttaataataaaattgaagaaCCTAGAACCCGAGGGGTTGTCACTGCTGATGGGTTTGGAAACTTGCCTTTTTCAGAGACCCCTGATGGACTTCACAGACTTGTCCAGGCTGCCTCTGTCTCTTCATGACCCACCCCCCGTTCCTGGACAACCAGAGGCTATCCAGCTGCTTAGTGAAGAGGTAACCCCGAGGTCCAGCGACCGCCCGGATTGGTGCCAGTGCAAAAATTGTCTCCCGTCCCAACTCCCTGAGAAGCAAAGATGCTTGGAAGAGCTGTGCTGTCGGAAGGAGCAGGGTGCCTGTATCACCACCTCAGAGCTGTTCAGCAAGCTTGTCCTGTCCAGACATGTCCTGCAGTTCCTCCTGCACTACCAGGAGCCCTTGCTGGGGCTGGATGAAGATTCGGACAACAGCCGGCTGCGGCACTGCGCCTACAGGTGCTACACCACCTGGCGCTTTGGCTCCCAGGACCTGGCTGACTTTGCCATCCTGCCCAGCTGCTGCCGCTGGAGGATCCGGAGAGAGTTTCCCAAGCCCGGAGGCCAGTACAGTGGCTTCAAGAGTCCTTACTGATATGCTGAGCAGTCATATAACACCGCCTTGCTTGCACCTTGAGCTTCACCTGCAAAGATGTGTGTCCAGATTTTCAGCCAAAGGGAAATGTGctttcctccacccccagctctaCGTGTGTCAGAGGCAAAGTGACCAGGGTAAACAAACAGCAAAGAAACCAAAATCCCTCAGCATGGCCTGAGACTCAAGAGATTCAGATTTATATCTCCATTCTATCCCTAGCAAGTTGTGTGACTCTAGGCCTTTCACCTCTGCACCTAAGCTGCCTTATTATCCAATCTATTGTTTCACAGGGATATTAGGGATATTAGGAGAGCACTCTGAGACAGCGTACGTGAACTTTCTTATTAACCCATAAAGAGCTACGTGAACACGAAGCCGCTCACCTTGAGGTGAGACTAGGATAACGTCCAGCTGTGAACAAACCCTGGTTAAAGAATGCGGAGGATTAAAAGTGGCCACAAATTTTTTGGCATTTGTCCTACAGGACCTGAGGGGTTATATCTCCTCCCCTTGTGTCTTGGCAGCTCTGATCACTTTATCCGGTGATAAAGTGATGCTGTGTCAGGTTCAGGGTCTCGGTCTTGAGAGGCTGTCAGCTTCCACTTCCTGTCCCTTGAAACTCTCGCTGGGAAGGAAGGCGGCTCCCATGGAAAAAGCTGGCTATCCTGAGTCCACactgctgtgaggaagcccaagtaGCCAGGTGGAGAGGAAAGATGCCCCCAGCATTCAAGCCATCCGAGCCCATGGGAGAGAAGTCTTCGGATGATTCCAGATCCTGCTAACACATCACCGCAACTGCATCAGACACCCCGAGTGAGAGCTGCCCAGTGAACCCACAGAACTAAATTGTTATGTTAAACCACTATGTTTTGGGTTgtctgttacacagcaacagataactggGACAGAGAGCAAGCCTGATTCATGGGACGTAGACTCAGCCCACACCTTCTCTGGTTCTAAGGTTCTTGGGGAGCCTGGACCATCCCCGGAGCCCCTCGGGGGCTTAGGTTTGGATTAGGCAGTTCTAGAAGAGCTGCAGACCAAATCAGGTAACTCACCGGACCAGCCCTGGAATCCATCAAATCTAACTGCTGAGCTACCCAATACATTTCAATCCACATCACAGTTCTATGACTGGAAGTAACATCAAAGTTCTAAAAACTGGGAAAAGCCACCTTTATGCCTTTAACTTCCTGTACTTTGCAGCCAATTACAATGCATGCAGTCTGGATGCTCCTTGAAAAGCAACTCACACTCAAACCTGTCACCATTCCTATACATCAACCACTAAGAGTATAAAAATGGACAGCAGCTTTTAGAATCCTCCTGCAGCATTTTCTTTTCAAGGTTTTGGCACTAGAACGGACTATTCCTAAACGGCAACTGTTTTAAACAATAAATAGAGACCACTACTTAAAACTGTGACTAATGAAGGATCTGTGAGTTTTTAATACATACTCAAAGATTTACCATcttgatactttttaaaagtcatcaGCTTCCTACTGTTTTAATGTAAGATAATATGAACAAAAACCTCTTTTTGTCCCAGGATTTTATCTGGCTTTAAACTCAGGAATCATGTTAATTGGGCCAGATTTAACTCTCATTTTTACTATCTTTCAGAGATACTTTTGAAAAGTGAATTATATATGACTTCTTCAGAACTGAAATTTTGTACTCCAACAACTCTTACGTAACTGCTACAGAGTTCCATTCCGATAGCCTCTGAGCCTCGCAGGTTATTTTTTGGTGCCTTATTCCTAGTGTGTTTCTATCACCTTGTGGAGGCCCCAGGTGGAGTCAGAATTTGGAGTGACAAATAATCACTGGCTCCACCTACTGTTTCCACCTTTCCCAGATGCTCTGGGTGAGAAGGGGAGAGGGTGATATGTTACATCAACTGTGTAAAATGTCTCACACTTGCTACAATAACATGCGTCggatttatattcttattttcagtCCACTGTATTAAACAGTGTCCTCGCCAAAGGCATCCCCAGGAACGTCACCTTTTGGAGGATCTGTTTTTTGTACCTGAATCCATTCTTCTCTTATAGTAATTGCACAGTATTCACTGCTTCATCTCTGTATCATAGGTGTGCTTTCTTGTAGCACTGGTTATGGACTTGCATCTCTCTCTTTACAGGGGACCATTTTTAAAACCTTCCTAATTCTAGCTTGGCAATGTAGATGTCTTAACTGTTTtgataattaaaaagtaatgtgtgtgggatgaattgggagattgggactgccatatatacattactaataagaaaaaaatatcaa
Coding sequences within it:
- the LOC130859527 gene encoding P2X purinoceptor 7-like isoform X2 encodes the protein MTTCCSWNDVSQYETNKVIRIQSTSYGTIKWFFHVLFFSYISFALVTDKRYQRKEPVISSVHAKVKGIAEVKEEIMENGLKKVAWNVFDTADYTVPLQGNSFFVMTNFQKTEGQVKGLCPEYPTRRTLCSSDRGCEKGWMGPKSKGIQTGRCIEYKGKQKTCEVSAWCPVEAVEKAPEPALLGSAEKFTVLIKNNIDFPGHNYTTTNILPDLNTTCTFHKTQNPQCPIFRLGDIFRDTGDNFADVAIKGGIMGIEIYWDCNLDTWSHHCRPKYSFRRLDDKTAKESLYPGYNFRHAKYYKENNTEKRTLIKAFGIRFDILVFGTGGKFDIIQLIVYVGSTLSYFGLATIFIDLLINTYSSKWCRSHIYPCCKCCEPCAVNEYYYRKKCESIVEPKQTLKYVSFVDELHIRMVNQRLLGTSLQDVKGEEVPRPLMDFTDLSRLPLSLHDPPPVPGQPEAIQLLSEEVTPRSSDRPDWCQCKNCLPSQLPEKQRCLEELCCRKEQGACITTSELFSKLVLSRHVLQFLLHYQEPLLGLDEDSDNSRLRHCAYRCYTTWRFGSQDLADFAILPSCCRWRIRREFPKPGGQYSGFKSPY
- the LOC130859527 gene encoding P2X purinoceptor 7-like isoform X1, which translates into the protein MTTCCSWNDVSQYETNKVIRIQSTSYGTIKWFFHVLFFSYISFALVTDKRYQRKEPVISSVHAKVKGIAEVKEEIMENGLKKVAWNVFDTADYTVPLQGNSFFVMTNFQKTEGQVKGLCPEYPTRRTLCSSDRGCEKGWMGPKSKGIQTGRCIEYKGKQKTCEVSAWCPVEAVEKAPEPALLGSAEKFTVLIKNNIDFPGHNYTTTNILPDLNTTCTFHKTQNPQCPIFRLGDIFRDTGDNFADVAIKGGIMGIEIYWDCNLDTWSHHCRPKYSFRRLDDKTAKESLYPGYNFRHAKYYKENNTEKRTLIKAFGIRFDILVFGTGGKFDIIQLIVYVGSTLSYFGLATIFIDLLINTYSSKWCRSHIYPCCKCCEPCAVNEYYYRKKCESIVEPKQVLTGMSKYPRHLLRGKKANYGTIYMTLKYVSFVDELHIRMVNQRLLGTSLQDVKGEEVPRPLMDFTDLSRLPLSLHDPPPVPGQPEAIQLLSEEVTPRSSDRPDWCQCKNCLPSQLPEKQRCLEELCCRKEQGACITTSELFSKLVLSRHVLQFLLHYQEPLLGLDEDSDNSRLRHCAYRCYTTWRFGSQDLADFAILPSCCRWRIRREFPKPGGQYSGFKSPY
- the LOC130859527 gene encoding P2X purinoceptor 7-like isoform X3, with protein sequence MENGLKKVAWNVFDTADYTVPLQGNSFFVMTNFQKTEGQVKGLCPEYPTRRTLCSSDRGCEKGWMGPKSKGIQTGRCIEYKGKQKTCEVSAWCPVEAVEKAPEPALLGSAEKFTVLIKNNIDFPGHNYTTTNILPDLNTTCTFHKTQNPQCPIFRLGDIFRDTGDNFADVAIKGGIMGIEIYWDCNLDTWSHHCRPKYSFRRLDDKTAKESLYPGYNFRHAKYYKENNTEKRTLIKAFGIRFDILVFGTGGKFDIIQLIVYVGSTLSYFGLATIFIDLLINTYSSKWCRSHIYPCCKCCEPCAVNEYYYRKKCESIVEPKQVLTGMSKYPRHLLRGKKANYGTIYMTLKYVSFVDELHIRMVNQRLLGTSLQDVKGEEVPRPLMDFTDLSRLPLSLHDPPPVPGQPEAIQLLSEEVTPRSSDRPDWCQCKNCLPSQLPEKQRCLEELCCRKEQGACITTSELFSKLVLSRHVLQFLLHYQEPLLGLDEDSDNSRLRHCAYRCYTTWRFGSQDLADFAILPSCCRWRIRREFPKPGGQYSGFKSPY